A genomic region of Drosophila kikkawai strain 14028-0561.14 chromosome X, DkikHiC1v2, whole genome shotgun sequence contains the following coding sequences:
- the sn gene encoding protein singed translates to MNGQGCELGHSNGDIISQNQQKGWWTIGVINGQHKYMTAETFGFKLNANGASLKKKQLWTLEPSNTGESIIYLRSHLNKYLSVDQFGNVLCESDERDAGSRFQISISEDGSGRWALKNESRGYFLGGTPDKLVCTAKTPGASEFWTVHLAARPQVNLRSIGRKRFAHLSESQDEIHVDANIPWGEDTLFTLEFRAEEGGRYALHTCNNKYLNANGKLQVVCNEDCLFSAEYHGGHLALRDRQGQYLSPIGSKAVLKSRSSTVTRDELFSLEDSLPQASFIAGLNLRYVSVKQGVDVTANQDEVGENETFQLEYDWSAHRWALRTTQDRYWCLSAGGGIQATGNRRCADALFELIWHGDGSLSFRANNGKFLATKRSGHLFATSESIEEIAKFYFYLINRPILVLKCEQGFVGYRTPGNLKLECNKATYETILVERAQKGLVHLKAHSGKYWRIEGESISVDADAPSDGFFLELREPTRICIRSQQGKYLGATKNGAFKLLDDGTDSATQWEF, encoded by the exons ATGAACGGCCAGGGCTGCGAGCTGGGCCACAGCAATGGGGACATCATCTCACAGAATCAACAGAAGGGTTGGTGGACCATTGGTGTGATTAATGGTCAGCACAAGTACATGACCGCTGAGACCTTTGGGTTTAAGCTTAATGCCAATGGCGCCAGTCTGAAGAAGAAGCAGCTGTGGACGCTGGAACCTTCGAACACCGGTGAAA gTATTATATACTTACGATCTCATCTGAACAAGTACCTTTCGGTCGATCAGTTTGGCAACGTGCTCTGCGAGAGCGACGAACGGGATGCTGGCAGCCGCTTCCAGATCAGCATCAGCGAGGACGGCAGCGGCCGTTGGGCGCTGAAGAACGAGTCGCGTGGCTATTTCCTGGGCGGTACGCCCGACAAGCTCGTCTGCACTGCCAAGACGCCCGGCGCCAGTGAGTTTTGGACCGTACATTTGGCCGCTCGGCCACAGGTTAATTTGCGTTCCATTGGACGCAAGCGGTTTGCCCATCTGTCCGAGTCGCAGGACGAGATCCATGTGGATGCCAATATACCATGGGGCGAGGATACACTTTTTACTCTTGAATTTCGTGCCGAGGAGGGCGGACGTTATGCCCTGCACACGTGCAACAACAA ATATCTGAACGCCAATGGAAAACTGCAGGTGGTGTGCAACGAGGATTGCCTGTTTAGCGCCGAATATCATGGCGGTCATTTGGCGCTGCGCGATCGCCAGGGTCAGTACTTGTCGCCAATTGGATCGAAGGCGGTGCTCAAGTCACGCTCCTCGACTGTGACCCGTGATGAGCTCTTCTCTCTGGAGGATTCACTGCCGCAGGCCTCCTTTATTGCCGGCTTAAATTTGCGGTACGTGAGCGTTAAGCAGGGCGTCGATGTGACGGCCAACCAGGATGAGGTCGGCGAGAATGAGACATTCCAGCTGGAGTACGATTGGTCGGCACATCGTTGGGCCCTGCGCACCACCCAGGATCGTTATTGGTGCCTTTCGGCCGGCGGTGGCATCCAGGCCACTGGTAATCGGCGCTGTGCCGATGCTCTCTTTGAATTGATCTGGCACGGCGATGGATCGCTCTCGTTCCGGGCCAACAATGGCAAGTTTTTGGCCACCAAGCGTTCCGGCCATCTGTTTGCAACCTCTGAGTCCATTGAGGAAATTGCCAAGTTCTATTTTTACTTGATTAATCG ACCCATTCTTGTGCTGAAGTGTGAGCAAGGATTCGTGGGATATCGCACGCCCGGTAACCTTAAGCTGGAGTGCAACAAGGCCACCTATGAGACCATATTGGTGGAGCGCGCCCAGAAGGGTCTTGTGCATTTGAAGGCGCACAGCGGCAAGTACTGGCGCATTGAGGGCGAGAGCATCTCGGTGGATGCCGATGCGCCCAGCGATGGATTCTTCCTGGAGTTGCGTGAGCCAACCAGGATCTGCATAAG ATCGCAGCAGGGCAAGTATCTCGGCGCCACTAAGAATGGAGCCTTCAAGCTGCTGGACGACGGCACCGACTCGGCCACCCAGTGGGAGTTCTAG
- the LOC108079332 gene encoding tol-Pal system protein TolA-like, whose product MKIFLPKLLLTLLFFVHVVPLILGTYDPILNDEFLGDLNFYGDAIGGGGDGGDGGGSCSGGGGGGGGGGGGNPGGSGCENDIGSGMDLAGSCSGKTEKCGLNLSDPKQKASSIAQKAAQDAKAASDAQMPAAEAAAMQVKNELADKATQSARAAEAALAGKQQIVEQLQVEAKEANAVIVEVSASLENTQANANAAATAAREAHTQLAHLKTLADKVSCNLANIKKVAHGAQAQLAQRTQLLEVAKMRVANVTKRVADAQADFDKTKEAASRAVCAAMEAKQKVEQPSQSRGRRMDQKGGGGGRYKMSRYY is encoded by the coding sequence atgaaaatttttcttccaaaacttttgttaactttgttgtttttcgtgCACGTGGTTCCCCTAATCCTCGGGACCTACGATCCAATACTGAATGACGAATTCTTGGGAGACCTCAACTTCTACGGAGACGCAATTGGAGGTGGTGGCGATGGTGGCGATGGTGGCGGTAGCTGCAGCGGAGGCGGGGGCGggggcggaggcggaggcggaggcaaCCCGGGAGGATCAGGATGTGAAAATGACATTGGGTCGGGCATGGATTTAGCCGGCAGTTGCTCGGGCAAAACTGAAAAATGCGGCCTAAACCTCTCCGATCCCAAGCAAAAGGCCTCGAGTATTGCCCAGAAGGCGGCACAGGACGCCAAGGCCGCCAGCGATGCCCAGATGCCGGCAGCAGAGGCTGCCGCCATGCAGGTGAAGAACGAACTGGCCGACAAGGCCACCCAATCCGCTCGAGCGGCAGAGGCGGCTCTCGCGGGCAAGCAGCAGATTGTGGAGCAGCTGCAGGTGGAGGCCAAAGAGGCCAATGCGGTGATCGTCGAGGTCAGCGCTTCCCTGGAGAACACCCAGGCCAATGCCAATGCGGCCGCAACGGCAGCCCGTGAGGCCCACACCCAGCTGGCCCACCTCAAGACTCTGGCCGATAAGGTCTCCTGCAACTTGGCCAATATCAAGAAGGTGGCCCACGGGGCCCAGGCCCAGCTGGCCCAGCGCACGCAGCTACTGGAGGTGGCCAAGATGCGTGTGGCCAATGTCACCAAGCGCGTGGCCGATGCCCAGGCCGACTTCGACAAGACCAAGGAGGCCGCCTCCAGGGCTGTCTGTGCCGCCATGGAGGCCAAGCAGAAGGTGGAGCAGCCGTCGCAGTCGCGTGGCAGAAGGATGGATCAGAagggcggcggtggcggtcgCTACAAGATGTCCAGATACTATTGA
- the LOC121502059 gene encoding tol-Pal system protein TolA-like, translated as MKIFLPKLLLTLLFFVHVVPLILGTYDPILNDEFLGDLNFYGDAIGGGGDGGDGGGSCSGGGGGGGGGGNPGGSGCENDIGSGMDLAGSCSGKTEKCGLNLSDPKQKASSIAQKAAQDAKAASDAQMPAAEAAAMQVKNELADKATQSARAAEAALAGKQQIVEQLQVEAKEANAVIVEVSASLENTQANANAAATAAREAHTQLAHLKTLADKVSCNLANIKKVAHGAQAQLAQRTQLLEVAKMRVANVTKRVADAQADFDKTKEAASRAVCAAMEAKQKVEQPSQSRGRRMDQKGGGGGRYKMSRYY; from the coding sequence atgaaaatttttcttccaaaacttttgttaactttgttgtttttcgtgCACGTGGTTCCCCTAATCCTCGGGACCTACGATCCAATACTGAATGACGAATTCTTGGGAGACCTCAACTTCTACGGAGACGCAATTGGAGGTGGTGGCGATGGTGGCGATGGTGGCGGTAGCTGCAGCGGAGGCGggggcggaggcggaggcggaggcaaCCCGGGAGGATCAGGATGTGAAAATGACATTGGGTCGGGCATGGATTTAGCCGGCAGTTGCTCGGGCAAAACTGAAAAATGCGGCCTAAACCTCTCCGATCCCAAGCAAAAGGCCTCGAGTATTGCCCAGAAGGCGGCACAGGACGCCAAGGCCGCCAGCGATGCCCAGATGCCGGCAGCAGAGGCTGCCGCCATGCAGGTGAAGAACGAACTGGCCGACAAGGCCACCCAATCCGCTCGAGCGGCAGAGGCGGCTCTCGCGGGCAAGCAGCAGATTGTGGAGCAGCTGCAGGTGGAGGCCAAGGAGGCCAATGCGGTGATCGTCGAGGTCAGCGCTTCCCTGGAGAACACCCAGGCCAATGCCAATGCGGCCGCAACGGCAGCCCGTGAGGCCCACACCCAGCTGGCCCACCTCAAGACTCTGGCCGATAAGGTCTCCTGCAACTTGGCCAATATCAAGAAGGTGGCCCACGGGGCCCAGGCCCAGCTGGCCCAGCGCACGCAGCTACTGGAGGTGGCCAAGATGCGTGTGGCCAATGTCACCAAGCGCGTGGCCGATGCCCAGGCCGACTTCGACAAGACCAAGGAGGCCGCCTCCAGGGCTGTCTGTGCCGCCATGGAGGCCAAGCAGAAGGTGGAGCAGCCGTCGCAGTCGCGTGGCAGAAGGATGGATCAGAagggcggcggtggcggtcgCTACAAGATGTCCAGATACTATTGA